A portion of the Hydractinia symbiolongicarpus strain clone_291-10 chromosome 10, HSymV2.1, whole genome shotgun sequence genome contains these proteins:
- the LOC130612193 gene encoding uncharacterized protein LOC130612193 isoform X1, with product MNLIDVLVFEVTECMLAANTKSISYFYRKSFNKLREKKTRMNYDIINILTMLAIIVLKFESIKGSSANCTNCKTAFVNSFQREAKFDENHKNEIAFKGRTVDWIPWVPSTKKSFSKKNTHTIPTLATESSRQRAKVKVRTESFVSWTKSSGMTSVNTNHAWSSKRNEIHYEIMKKYSLNGVLFHITGVSILGTGLLVAVVILIVRLKRKSINRVTFSEVEFGDP from the exons ATGAATTTGATTGATGTTCTTGTTTTCGAGGTAACAGAATGTATGTTAGCTGCTAATACCAAATCAATTTCTTATTTCTACAGAAAAAGCTTTAATAAATTGAG GGAAAAAAAGACAAGAATGAATTATGACATAATAAATATACTTACAATGCTTGCCATTATTGTTTTGAAGTTCGAATCTATCAAAG GTTCATCAGCTAACTGTACAAATTGTAAGACCGCctttgtaaactcatttcaaaggGAAGCTAAATTTGACGAGAATCACAAAAACGAAATAGCTTTTAAGGGAAGGACGGTCGACTGGATACCGTGGGTCCCTTcgacaaaaaaatcattttctaaaaaaaatactcaTACGATTCCTACTTTAGCAACTGAATCATCGAGGCAGCGAGCGAAAGTAAAAGTTAGGACTGAATCCTTTGTTTCTTGGACAAAGAGCTCTGGTATGACGAGTGTCAATACTAATCATGCCTGGTCATCAAAGCGGAACGAAATCCACTATGAAATTATGAAGAAGTATTCACTTAACGGTGTGCTGTTCCATATTACTGGGGTCTCTATACTCGGTACCGGCTTACTTGTTGCTGTAGTTATACTAATAGTCAgacttaaaagaaaaagtattaATCGAGTCACCTTTTCTGAAGTTGAATTCGGTGATccgtaa
- the LOC130612193 gene encoding uncharacterized protein LOC130612193 isoform X2 has translation MFLFSREKKTRMNYDIINILTMLAIIVLKFESIKGSSANCTNCKTAFVNSFQREAKFDENHKNEIAFKGRTVDWIPWVPSTKKSFSKKNTHTIPTLATESSRQRAKVKVRTESFVSWTKSSGMTSVNTNHAWSSKRNEIHYEIMKKYSLNGVLFHITGVSILGTGLLVAVVILIVRLKRKSINRVTFSEVEFGDP, from the exons ATGTTCTTGTTTTCGAG GGAAAAAAAGACAAGAATGAATTATGACATAATAAATATACTTACAATGCTTGCCATTATTGTTTTGAAGTTCGAATCTATCAAAG GTTCATCAGCTAACTGTACAAATTGTAAGACCGCctttgtaaactcatttcaaaggGAAGCTAAATTTGACGAGAATCACAAAAACGAAATAGCTTTTAAGGGAAGGACGGTCGACTGGATACCGTGGGTCCCTTcgacaaaaaaatcattttctaaaaaaaatactcaTACGATTCCTACTTTAGCAACTGAATCATCGAGGCAGCGAGCGAAAGTAAAAGTTAGGACTGAATCCTTTGTTTCTTGGACAAAGAGCTCTGGTATGACGAGTGTCAATACTAATCATGCCTGGTCATCAAAGCGGAACGAAATCCACTATGAAATTATGAAGAAGTATTCACTTAACGGTGTGCTGTTCCATATTACTGGGGTCTCTATACTCGGTACCGGCTTACTTGTTGCTGTAGTTATACTAATAGTCAgacttaaaagaaaaagtattaATCGAGTCACCTTTTCTGAAGTTGAATTCGGTGATccgtaa
- the LOC130612193 gene encoding uncharacterized protein LOC130612193 isoform X3 — MEKKTRMNYDIINILTMLAIIVLKFESIKGSSANCTNCKTAFVNSFQREAKFDENHKNEIAFKGRTVDWIPWVPSTKKSFSKKNTHTIPTLATESSRQRAKVKVRTESFVSWTKSSGMTSVNTNHAWSSKRNEIHYEIMKKYSLNGVLFHITGVSILGTGLLVAVVILIVRLKRKSINRVTFSEVEFGDP; from the exons AT GGAAAAAAAGACAAGAATGAATTATGACATAATAAATATACTTACAATGCTTGCCATTATTGTTTTGAAGTTCGAATCTATCAAAG GTTCATCAGCTAACTGTACAAATTGTAAGACCGCctttgtaaactcatttcaaaggGAAGCTAAATTTGACGAGAATCACAAAAACGAAATAGCTTTTAAGGGAAGGACGGTCGACTGGATACCGTGGGTCCCTTcgacaaaaaaatcattttctaaaaaaaatactcaTACGATTCCTACTTTAGCAACTGAATCATCGAGGCAGCGAGCGAAAGTAAAAGTTAGGACTGAATCCTTTGTTTCTTGGACAAAGAGCTCTGGTATGACGAGTGTCAATACTAATCATGCCTGGTCATCAAAGCGGAACGAAATCCACTATGAAATTATGAAGAAGTATTCACTTAACGGTGTGCTGTTCCATATTACTGGGGTCTCTATACTCGGTACCGGCTTACTTGTTGCTGTAGTTATACTAATAGTCAgacttaaaagaaaaagtattaATCGAGTCACCTTTTCTGAAGTTGAATTCGGTGATccgtaa